One Microcoleus sp. FACHB-831 DNA window includes the following coding sequences:
- a CDS encoding HAD family hydrolase, whose amino-acid sequence MKGNTVLNSQPPQWYQDQNSGYSRQQMTVFCDFDGPIVDVSSRYYSTYELALADTFAIYKEDGETLPIQMLTKQQFWQMKQDRVPDIEIAMRSGLQGEQIDVFLERVVKIVNHPALLAKDKMQPGVNWAIALMHSKDVRLVLVTLRCQSQATQILQNYGLARLFSGIYGTADKNAAYKNYAEVKTQLLEKAIAEQQEQGKPLSSAWMVGDTEADITAGKAMGIPTIALTCGIRSSLYLKQFQPTRIACDLLSVAHYLLDIKKLVRV is encoded by the coding sequence ATGAAAGGCAATACTGTCTTAAACTCGCAACCCCCGCAGTGGTACCAAGATCAAAACAGCGGTTACTCTAGGCAACAGATGACGGTCTTCTGTGACTTTGACGGGCCTATAGTGGATGTTTCCAGCCGTTACTACAGCACCTACGAATTGGCGCTAGCCGATACGTTTGCAATCTACAAGGAGGATGGAGAAACTCTGCCGATCCAGATGTTAACTAAACAGCAATTCTGGCAAATGAAGCAGGATAGAGTTCCCGATATTGAAATTGCCATGCGGTCGGGCTTGCAGGGCGAGCAAATTGACGTTTTTTTAGAGCGCGTCGTAAAAATTGTCAATCACCCAGCGCTGTTAGCAAAAGACAAAATGCAGCCAGGGGTAAACTGGGCGATCGCGTTGATGCATTCTAAGGACGTGCGGTTGGTATTAGTGACGTTGCGGTGTCAAAGCCAAGCCACTCAAATATTACAAAATTATGGTTTAGCTCGTCTGTTTAGTGGAATATATGGGACTGCTGACAAAAATGCTGCTTATAAAAACTACGCTGAAGTGAAAACGCAGCTATTGGAAAAAGCGATCGCAGAACAACAAGAGCAAGGTAAGCCTTTATCATCAGCTTGGATGGTGGGCGATACTGAAGCAGATATAACAGCAGGGAAAGCAATGGGGATTCCCACAATTGCTCTCACCTGCGGCATTCGCAGTAGCTTGTATCTTAAGCAGTTTCAGCCCACCCGCATTGCTTGCGACTTACTTTCAGTTGCTCATTACCTGCTAGATATTAAGAAGCTAGTTCGAGTCTGA
- the mreD gene encoding rod shape-determining protein MreD, with the protein MINLSHLSPWARQIVNAAVTVSSVVVCTLVLQTRLPGMELLGIGPNWLLVWVVAWSLKRTPFQGAIAGMALGLIQDGMTAPHPSHAISLGIVGYLTARIQKQRYIQEDFISVALIVFGMAVLAETVSALQFLLEGNRALAEIWSDHQRIALSSAILSSLWAPVVYYPLNRWWQKMNLLEQS; encoded by the coding sequence TTGATTAACCTTTCTCACCTGTCACCTTGGGCACGTCAAATTGTTAACGCTGCTGTCACTGTTAGTTCTGTCGTTGTGTGTACGCTGGTCTTACAGACTCGCTTACCGGGGATGGAATTGTTGGGTATAGGCCCTAATTGGCTGTTGGTTTGGGTTGTCGCCTGGAGTTTGAAGCGCACGCCTTTCCAGGGAGCGATCGCAGGTATGGCTTTAGGGCTGATTCAAGATGGTATGACGGCCCCTCATCCCTCTCATGCTATTAGCCTTGGCATAGTTGGATACTTGACGGCTCGCATTCAAAAGCAGCGTTATATTCAGGAAGATTTTATCTCTGTTGCGTTAATTGTATTTGGTATGGCAGTGCTTGCTGAGACGGTTAGCGCACTTCAGTTTCTTCTAGAGGGCAATCGCGCTTTGGCAGAAATTTGGTCTGACCACCAGCGTATCGCGCTTTCTAGCGCTATTCTCAGCAGCCTTTGGGCGCCTGTTGTTTACTATCCCCTAAACCGCTGGTGGCAAAAGATGAATTTATTAGAGCAATCTTAA
- a CDS encoding NAD(P)H-quinone oxidoreductase subunit 4, whose protein sequence is MIADQFPWLSAIILLPLVAALLIPFVPDKDGKRVRWYALGVGIADLVLMCYCFWKHYDPSNTGFQMVEQYAWVPELGLKWSVSVDGVSAPLVLLAGLVTTLSMFAAWQVDLKPRLFYFLMLVLYSAQVGVFVAQDVLLLFIMWEVELIPVYLLVSIWGGQKRQYAAMKFLLYTAAASIFILVAGLAMAFYGDNVTFDMVELGLKDYPLALELLLYAGLLVAFGVKLAVFPLHTWLPDAHGEASSPVSMILAGVLLKMGGYGLIRLNLGLLPDAHVYFAPVLAILGVVNIIYGAFNSFAQTNMKRRLAYSSVSHMGFVLLGIASFTDLGINGAMLQMISHGLIASLLFFLAGVTYDRTHTMSMKEMGGIAQAMPTVFALFTMGVMASLALPGMSGFASELSVFVGVTTSDIYSSTFRTVTVFLAAVGVILTPIYLLSMLRQVFYNSGEVPTCDIAPTCDLTDADLQNQGNQEAVCFGTNCTLPIDAEFTDARPREVFIAACFLALIIGIGVYPKMAMQMYDAKTVAVNAQVRESYTQIAEVNPQIFAQRFLTPKVAESEVTPVLGMVERFSR, encoded by the coding sequence ATGATAGCGGATCAATTTCCCTGGCTTAGCGCGATTATCCTGCTGCCACTCGTTGCTGCACTGCTTATCCCTTTTGTGCCTGATAAAGATGGCAAGCGCGTGCGGTGGTATGCACTAGGAGTGGGTATCGCAGATTTGGTCTTGATGTGCTACTGCTTTTGGAAGCATTACGATCCCAGCAACACTGGTTTCCAAATGGTAGAGCAATATGCGTGGGTGCCTGAGTTAGGACTGAAATGGTCAGTTTCCGTCGATGGAGTTTCAGCCCCGCTGGTGCTTCTCGCAGGATTAGTGACGACACTCTCAATGTTTGCAGCGTGGCAAGTCGATCTCAAACCCCGCCTCTTTTATTTCCTGATGCTTGTGCTGTATTCAGCACAGGTAGGCGTATTCGTCGCGCAAGACGTGCTGCTGCTGTTCATTATGTGGGAAGTCGAACTCATTCCTGTATACCTACTCGTCTCGATTTGGGGTGGTCAGAAGCGCCAGTACGCCGCGATGAAGTTCCTACTATATACCGCTGCTGCTTCTATATTTATTTTGGTTGCTGGTCTGGCAATGGCATTCTACGGCGACAACGTGACCTTCGATATGGTCGAACTCGGCTTGAAGGATTACCCGCTTGCGTTAGAACTGCTGCTTTATGCAGGATTGTTGGTTGCATTTGGCGTCAAGCTAGCTGTTTTCCCCCTGCACACGTGGCTGCCAGATGCACACGGCGAGGCCTCCTCTCCCGTATCGATGATATTAGCGGGCGTACTGCTGAAGATGGGCGGATACGGGTTGATTCGCCTAAATTTAGGACTTCTTCCTGATGCACACGTTTACTTTGCACCCGTTCTAGCGATTCTGGGCGTTGTCAATATTATCTACGGTGCGTTTAACTCGTTTGCTCAGACGAATATGAAACGTCGCCTAGCGTATTCGTCGGTTTCTCACATGGGATTTGTTCTGTTGGGGATTGCGTCTTTTACCGACTTGGGCATAAACGGCGCAATGCTGCAAATGATTTCTCACGGTTTAATTGCATCATTACTATTCTTTTTAGCCGGAGTGACTTACGATCGCACTCACACGATGTCGATGAAAGAAATGGGCGGTATTGCTCAGGCAATGCCCACAGTATTTGCCCTGTTTACAATGGGTGTGATGGCTTCGTTGGCTTTGCCGGGGATGAGCGGCTTTGCTAGCGAACTGTCTGTTTTTGTGGGCGTGACGACTAGCGACATCTACAGCTCAACCTTCCGTACCGTTACAGTCTTCCTAGCTGCTGTGGGTGTCATCCTCACGCCGATTTATCTGCTTTCCATGCTGCGACAGGTATTTTACAATTCTGGTGAAGTACCTACCTGTGACATTGCACCTACATGCGACCTTACAGATGCAGACTTGCAGAATCAGGGAAATCAAGAAGCGGTTTGCTTCGGTACAAACTGTACCTTACCTATCGATGCCGAATTTACGGATGCTAGACCTCGTGAGGTGTTTATTGCTGCTTGTTTTCTAGCGCTGATTATCGGCATTGGCGTATACCCCAAGATGGCTATGCAGATGTACGATGCAAAAACTGTTGCGGTGAATGCTCAGGTTCGCGAATCTTATACCCAAATCGCTGAAGTAAATCCCCAGATTTTTGCTCAGAGATTTTTAACTCCTAAAGTTGCAGAGTCGGAAGTAACGCCAGTTTTGGGAATGGTGGAGCGTTTTTCGAGATAA
- the mreC gene encoding rod shape-determining protein MreC — protein sequence MRRWWDRHGVQMILVGLTLGTGWLVRQTQGEALIELYQYMTRPFQTGLTSQERIENAKVQELQGRLVELENQNRKLKDLLGYVDKTKQKGIVAPIVGRSADHWWQQVTLGRGSADGIKVGHIIVGSGGVVGRVVSVTPHTSRILLISDANSRVGVTISRSRYMGYIRGQGSNRAVMQFFDKVPDVRKGDLVSTSPISDLFPAGLPVGRVESVNLQKSPAPEAVIELTAPIMYLEWVMSYPFESKQLGSTNEVESKN from the coding sequence ATGCGTCGCTGGTGGGACCGGCACGGGGTACAAATGATCTTGGTGGGGCTGACTCTGGGAACTGGCTGGTTAGTCCGGCAGACTCAGGGAGAAGCACTTATTGAGCTTTATCAATATATGACCCGCCCATTTCAAACTGGTCTTACTTCACAAGAGCGGATAGAAAATGCCAAGGTTCAGGAGCTACAAGGCCGGTTAGTTGAACTGGAAAACCAAAACCGAAAGTTAAAAGACCTGTTGGGTTACGTTGACAAGACCAAACAAAAAGGAATAGTTGCTCCAATAGTGGGACGTAGCGCCGACCACTGGTGGCAACAGGTGACGCTGGGACGTGGGAGTGCTGACGGTATTAAAGTTGGCCATATCATTGTCGGTTCCGGTGGCGTAGTAGGCAGGGTGGTTAGCGTCACGCCCCATACCAGTAGAATATTGCTGATTAGCGACGCAAACAGTAGGGTCGGTGTTACCATCAGCCGCAGTCGCTACATGGGTTATATTCGGGGTCAGGGATCGAACCGAGCCGTAATGCAGTTCTTTGATAAAGTACCGGATGTTCGTAAAGGGGATTTGGTTTCCACCTCACCCATTAGCGATCTCTTCCCAGCAGGCTTGCCAGTAGGTCGTGTGGAGTCAGTGAATCTACAAAAAAGCCCTGCTCCTGAAGCTGTCATTGAGCTTACGGCACCGATTATGTACCTGGAGTGGGTGATGTCGTATCCGTTTGAGAGCAAGCAGCTAGGGTCTACAAACGAGGTAGAGTCTAAAAATTAG
- a CDS encoding single-stranded DNA-binding protein translates to MSLNVVNLVGRVGGEPDVKFFDSGSTKCKLTLAVKRPTKDSDQPDWFNLELWGNEARIAADYVHKGSLIGVQGFLKFETWSDRATGAERSSPVIQVNRLHLLGSKQDNNASTGAEYREDEF, encoded by the coding sequence ATGAGTTTGAATGTTGTGAATTTGGTAGGCCGTGTAGGTGGAGAGCCTGATGTCAAATTTTTTGACTCAGGTAGCACTAAGTGTAAACTGACGTTGGCAGTAAAGCGTCCCACTAAAGATAGCGACCAGCCTGATTGGTTCAATTTAGAACTTTGGGGAAATGAAGCGCGAATTGCTGCCGACTACGTGCATAAGGGAAGCTTGATTGGGGTTCAAGGCTTCTTGAAGTTTGAGACTTGGAGCGATCGCGCTACAGGAGCCGAGCGTTCTTCACCCGTTATTCAAGTGAATCGCCTCCATCTATTGGGTTCCAAACAGGATAACAATGCCAGCACAGGCGCAGAGTATAGGGAAGACGAGTTCTAA
- a CDS encoding cation:proton antiporter → MQLPFLTFLTPPNWFPSLCKTLLLQAPTTQAESGSLVMAGVLLSLVIIYFASKVGGELSNSLGFPAVLGELVGGVIVGISALHLLVFPESGAESSNSIIITLLQSTAGLSPDSANATFSSMGEVISVLAELGAIVLLFEIGLESNLKELLAVGPQAAIVAIVGVVVPFAGGTVGLIYLFGVPAVPAIFGGAALTATSIGITSKVLSEIGRLTSKEGQIILGAAVIDDVLGIIVLAVVASLAKTGSVDVGNVLYPVISASVFLIGAILLGNVLNTSFVAIANQLKTRGGVIIPALIFAFVLSYIAAAIHLEAILGAFAAGLVFDETDKRKELDKQIVPIADMLVPIFFVTVGAKTDFGVLNPAVPSNREGLIMATFLIAVAIAGKVVTGLAVFGQPGINRLAIGVGMIPRGEVGLVFAGVGSASGVLSEATEAAIIMMVILTTFIAPPLLRLVFQEPAIAKPEKSDASISD, encoded by the coding sequence ATGCAACTGCCTTTTTTGACTTTCCTCACCCCACCAAACTGGTTCCCATCTTTGTGCAAAACCCTCCTCTTGCAAGCACCAACAACACAAGCAGAAAGTGGTTCGCTGGTAATGGCAGGAGTGCTGCTAAGTTTAGTCATCATCTACTTTGCAAGTAAAGTTGGCGGCGAGTTGTCTAACTCTCTCGGCTTTCCGGCGGTCTTAGGCGAACTGGTTGGTGGTGTTATAGTTGGCATTTCTGCACTGCACCTGCTGGTGTTTCCCGAAAGCGGAGCAGAAAGTTCTAACTCAATTATCATCACCTTGCTGCAATCGACTGCGGGGTTGAGTCCTGACTCAGCAAACGCAACCTTCAGCTCTATGGGCGAAGTCATTTCGGTTTTGGCCGAACTGGGTGCAATCGTATTGCTATTTGAAATTGGTCTGGAATCCAACTTAAAAGAACTGCTCGCAGTTGGCCCGCAAGCCGCTATTGTAGCCATTGTTGGGGTAGTTGTTCCGTTTGCAGGTGGAACTGTAGGTCTAATTTACCTGTTTGGTGTGCCAGCGGTTCCTGCCATATTCGGTGGTGCAGCTTTGACAGCAACCAGTATTGGCATTACTTCCAAAGTTCTATCAGAAATAGGGCGTCTGACTTCTAAAGAAGGCCAGATTATTCTTGGCGCTGCGGTTATAGATGATGTCCTGGGTATTATCGTCCTAGCTGTAGTCGCCAGTCTTGCCAAAACTGGCTCCGTAGATGTAGGCAATGTACTTTATCCCGTCATCAGCGCCAGTGTTTTTTTAATCGGTGCGATTCTGCTAGGCAATGTTTTAAACACATCCTTTGTGGCGATCGCCAATCAACTCAAGACACGCGGAGGCGTGATAATACCAGCTCTTATCTTTGCCTTCGTTCTTTCATACATTGCAGCCGCAATCCATTTAGAAGCTATTCTGGGAGCTTTTGCTGCTGGGTTAGTCTTCGACGAGACAGATAAGCGTAAAGAGCTGGACAAGCAGATCGTGCCCATTGCTGATATGCTAGTGCCAATTTTCTTCGTAACAGTTGGTGCAAAGACAGACTTTGGCGTGCTAAACCCCGCTGTTCCCAGCAACCGCGAAGGACTAATAATGGCGACTTTCCTGATCGCAGTTGCCATTGCGGGTAAGGTTGTTACGGGTCTGGCAGTGTTTGGACAACCCGGTATCAACCGACTAGCGATCGGCGTCGGGATGATTCCTAGAGGTGAAGTGGGGCTGGTTTTTGCTGGTGTTGGTTCTGCCAGCGGTGTTTTGTCGGAAGCGACAGAGGCGGCCATTATTATGATGGTGATTCTGACGACTTTTATTGCCCCTCCGTTGTTAAGGCTAGTGTTTCAAGAGCCAGCGATCGCCAAACCTGAAAAAAGCGATGCTTCGATTAGCGATTAA
- a CDS encoding HAD family phosphatase, with product MTLKAVLFDFNGVIINDEPLHRELINEILIAENLRFNPAEYQQFCLGRSDRACLRDLLANRGRVVSDSYLTQLISRKAQAYEQKLESVEKLPIYPGLDDLIFKIRAAQVKIAVVSGALRSEVELVLNRAKLAQYFSAIVGGDDITASKPEPDGYLLAVERLNQQYPSLNLKPAECLAIEDTLVGIQAAKRAGVKVVGVAHTYPFHMLQRWANWAVDYLYDLEIERVQQVFSRTAPPQPVK from the coding sequence ATGACTTTAAAGGCAGTTTTGTTTGATTTCAACGGCGTCATCATCAACGATGAACCGCTACACCGCGAACTGATTAATGAAATTCTGATTGCGGAAAATCTGCGCTTTAACCCAGCGGAATATCAGCAATTTTGTCTGGGAAGGAGCGATCGCGCCTGTCTGAGAGATTTACTCGCCAATCGCGGTAGAGTTGTCAGCGATTCCTACCTAACCCAGCTAATTAGCCGCAAGGCGCAAGCATACGAACAAAAGCTGGAAAGCGTAGAAAAATTGCCAATTTATCCAGGGTTGGACGACTTGATTTTTAAGATCCGCGCCGCCCAAGTTAAAATTGCTGTTGTGAGCGGCGCTCTGCGCTCGGAAGTGGAACTGGTGTTAAATCGTGCCAAACTTGCTCAGTACTTCAGTGCGATCGTTGGCGGTGACGACATAACAGCTAGCAAGCCAGAACCCGATGGCTATCTGCTAGCCGTAGAGCGTTTGAATCAACAGTATCCCAGTCTTAACCTCAAACCCGCAGAGTGTTTGGCGATAGAAGATACCCTGGTGGGGATTCAAGCAGCGAAACGAGCGGGTGTTAAAGTTGTTGGTGTAGCGCATACCTACCCGTTTCATATGCTCCAACGCTGGGCTAATTGGGCGGTAGATTATCTTTATGATTTAGAAATCGAGCGCGTGCAGCAAGTATTTTCCCGAACCGCGCCGCCCCAGCCAGTTAAATAG
- a CDS encoding rod shape-determining protein: MGIDLGTANTLVYVSGKGIVLQEPSVVAIDQDTKIPLAVGEDAKKMLGRTPGNVIALRPLRDGVIADFDTAELMLKHFIRRVHEGRTLVSPRIVIGIPSGVTGVERRAVMEAASQAGARDVYLIDEPVAAAIGAGLPVAEPTGNMIIDIGGGTTEVAVLSLQGTVISESVRVAGDELSESITQYMKKVHNLVIGERTSEEIKIQIGSAYPTDFDSDATMEVRGLHLLSGLPRTVTIKGPEIRESMSEPLSVIIDAVKRTLERTPPELAADIIDRGIMLAGGGALLKGLDTLISHETGIVTHVAADPLSCVVLGTGRVLENFKQLERVFSGRSRNM, from the coding sequence ATGGGTATAGACCTGGGCACAGCTAACACCTTGGTCTATGTATCAGGCAAAGGCATTGTTCTGCAAGAACCTTCTGTGGTTGCTATTGACCAAGACACTAAAATCCCGCTGGCCGTGGGGGAAGATGCAAAAAAAATGCTGGGTCGGACACCGGGCAATGTAATCGCCCTTCGCCCCCTACGCGATGGTGTGATTGCAGACTTTGACACAGCAGAGCTAATGCTCAAGCATTTTATCCGGCGGGTACACGAAGGGAGAACCCTGGTATCGCCTCGGATTGTCATAGGCATTCCTTCAGGTGTCACGGGCGTAGAACGACGAGCGGTTATGGAAGCCGCCTCTCAAGCAGGTGCCAGAGATGTCTACCTAATTGATGAGCCAGTAGCAGCAGCAATCGGTGCTGGGCTACCAGTCGCAGAACCGACCGGAAACATGATTATCGATATCGGTGGGGGTACGACCGAAGTAGCCGTCCTGAGTTTGCAAGGTACGGTGATCAGCGAATCGGTGCGCGTAGCTGGGGATGAACTGAGCGAATCTATCACTCAGTACATGAAAAAAGTACACAATCTAGTGATCGGGGAGCGGACATCTGAAGAAATTAAGATTCAGATTGGTTCGGCCTATCCTACTGATTTCGATAGCGATGCGACGATGGAAGTCCGGGGGTTACACTTGCTCTCTGGCTTACCGAGAACGGTCACTATCAAGGGGCCAGAAATTCGGGAAAGTATGTCAGAACCACTTTCTGTGATTATAGATGCGGTTAAGCGAACCTTAGAGCGTACCCCTCCAGAATTGGCGGCTGACATTATCGATAGGGGCATCATGCTGGCAGGCGGTGGTGCTTTGTTGAAGGGACTTGATACCCTGATCAGCCACGAAACCGGAATTGTTACGCACGTTGCGGCAGATCCCTTGAGCTGCGTTGTACTCGGAACAGGCCGTGTTTTGGAGAATTTCAAACAGCTCGAACGGGTGTTCAGCGGGCGATCGCGCAATATGTAA
- a CDS encoding WD40 repeat domain-containing serine/threonine-protein kinase has protein sequence MRLCINPHCAKLDHPNNDNNRFCQSCGSDLLLQGRYQVMRLLSDKSGFGKIYEADEGGTPKILKVLKEYFNNNSKVVELFQQEAAVLKKLNHPGVPKVDVDGYFRFQAKNSLTLHCIIMEKIDGHNLEEWLQQHGNNPISEQQAIGWLKQLTEILHLVHQNQWFHRDIKPPNIMLRPDGRLVLIDFGTAREATITYIAKLGGGHSITRVDSPGYTPPEQANGQAVPQSDFFALGRTFVYLLTAKNPSDFYDANNDVLRWQEAANISTLLADFIDKLMAPRPGDRPPNTEVLLQQIGEIERKLIQPVKTPQMATTLGIFTSPLFLKTPQMATTSSIPKTPSFPLAARNKLLVGGVILTGLGGLLGVLMYGQLTFNSDPISLVISQSYLKNTLQGHSGFVYSVAISPDGQTLVSGSDDKTIKIWNLASGKLIRTLQGNSHQINSVAISPDGQTLVSGSDDYKIKIWNLASGKLIRTLQGHSDDVETVAISPDGQTLVSGSGDKTIKIWNLASGKLIRTLKSRSFSVETVAISPDGQTLVSGSLDNTIKIWNLASGKLIRTLEGHSAYVTSVAISPDGQTLVSGSGDDTIKIWNLASGKLISTLQGHSDDVETVAISPDGQTLVSGSDSGDKTIKIWNLASGNSIRTLKGHSSGVLSVAISADGQTLVSGGRRDNTIKIWRMPR, from the coding sequence ATGCGCCTGTGCATAAATCCCCATTGCGCTAAACTAGACCACCCTAACAATGATAATAACCGTTTCTGTCAAAGTTGCGGATCTGACTTGCTGCTGCAAGGGCGTTATCAAGTGATGCGCTTGCTAAGTGATAAAAGCGGTTTTGGCAAAATCTATGAAGCCGACGAAGGCGGAACGCCAAAAATTCTCAAAGTTCTGAAAGAATATTTCAACAATAACAGCAAAGTAGTAGAACTATTCCAACAAGAAGCAGCAGTATTGAAAAAGCTTAATCATCCCGGCGTTCCCAAAGTTGATGTTGATGGCTACTTCCGATTTCAGGCAAAAAATAGCCTAACATTGCACTGCATTATAATGGAAAAAATTGATGGCCACAACTTAGAAGAATGGCTGCAACAACATGGGAATAATCCCATATCCGAACAGCAAGCAATAGGGTGGTTAAAACAACTGACTGAAATTTTGCATCTCGTGCATCAAAATCAGTGGTTCCATCGGGATATTAAGCCGCCAAATATCATGCTAAGACCCGATGGGCGGTTGGTGTTAATTGACTTTGGGACGGCGCGGGAGGCGACAATTACTTATATCGCCAAACTAGGTGGAGGACACTCAATCACACGTGTGGATTCACCAGGTTATACGCCACCAGAACAAGCCAATGGTCAAGCTGTACCGCAATCGGATTTTTTTGCTTTGGGACGCACGTTTGTGTATTTGCTAACTGCAAAGAATCCTTCGGACTTTTACGATGCCAATAATGATGTTTTGCGCTGGCAAGAGGCGGCTAATATTTCAACGTTATTGGCTGATTTTATCGATAAGTTGATGGCGCCCAGACCTGGGGATAGACCCCCCAATACTGAGGTGCTTTTACAGCAGATAGGGGAAATTGAACGCAAGCTAATTCAACCTGTTAAAACGCCACAAATGGCGACAACCTTAGGTATTTTTACAAGTCCACTTTTTCTTAAAACGCCACAAATGGCGACAACCTCAAGTATTCCTAAAACTCCATCTTTTCCTTTAGCTGCGCGAAATAAATTATTGGTGGGTGGTGTAATCTTAACGGGGTTGGGAGGATTATTAGGAGTACTGATGTATGGTCAACTTACGTTTAATAGCGATCCGATTTCCTTAGTCATCTCTCAATCATACCTAAAAAACACCCTACAAGGTCATTCCGGATTTGTTTATTCTGTCGCAATAAGCCCGGATGGGCAGACTTTAGTTAGTGGGAGCGATGACAAGACCATCAAGATTTGGAATTTGGCTAGTGGCAAATTAATCCGCACCCTCCAAGGTAATTCCCACCAGATTAATTCTGTCGCAATAAGCCCGGATGGGCAGACTTTAGTTAGTGGTAGTGATGACTATAAAATCAAAATTTGGAATTTGGCAAGTGGCAAATTAATCCGCACCCTTCAAGGTCATTCCGACGATGTTGAGACTGTCGCAATAAGCCCGGATGGGCAGACTTTAGTTAGTGGTAGTGGGGACAAAACTATCAAGATTTGGAATTTGGCAAGTGGCAAATTAATCCGCACCCTCAAAAGTCGTTCCTTTTCGGTTGAGACTGTCGCAATAAGTCCGGATGGGCAGACTTTAGTTAGTGGTAGTTTGGACAATACCATCAAGATTTGGAATTTGGCAAGTGGCAAATTAATCCGCACCCTAGAAGGTCATTCCGCCTATGTTACATCTGTAGCAATAAGCCCGGATGGGCAGACTTTAGTTAGTGGTAGTGGGGACGATACCATCAAAATTTGGAATTTGGCAAGTGGCAAATTAATCAGCACCCTTCAAGGTCATTCCGACGATGTTGAGACTGTCGCAATAAGCCCGGATGGGCAGACTTTAGTTAGTGGTAGTGATAGTGGGGACAAAACTATCAAGATTTGGAATTTGGCAAGTGGCAATTCAATCCGCACCCTCAAAGGTCATTCTTCCGGGGTTCTGTCTGTCGCAATAAGCGCGGATGGGCAGACTTTAGTTAGTGGAGGACGTAGGGACAATACCATCAAGATTTGGCGGATGCCGCGTTGA
- the ribD gene encoding bifunctional diaminohydroxyphosphoribosylaminopyrimidine deaminase/5-amino-6-(5-phosphoribosylamino)uracil reductase RibD, giving the protein MDNISPDAQPHASQPESTVTAFDRAMMQRCIELAKRALGRTAPNPLVGSVIVQDGKIVGEGFHPGAGNPHAEVFALRDAGDRALGATIYVNLEPCNHYGRTPPCSEALVAAGVAKVVVGMVDPNPLVAGGGIERLKQAGIEVVVGVEEDACKQLNEAFIHRILYKQPFGILKYAMTLDGKIATTTGHSAWISSLEARNEVHSLRSACDAVIVGGNTVLLDNPHLTSHQKDARNPLRVVMSRSLNLPSEAHLWETDEASTLVLTEPGSSPDFQQMLAKKGVEVVELNPLTPKKAMAYLYDRGLLSVLWECGGTLAASAIAEGAVQKILAFIAPKIVGGKAAPSPVGDLGFATMTEALTLERVVWRTVGSDCVVEGYLRQ; this is encoded by the coding sequence ATGGACAACATTTCCCCAGACGCTCAACCGCACGCATCTCAGCCAGAATCAACCGTGACAGCCTTCGACCGCGCTATGATGCAGCGGTGCATCGAACTCGCCAAGCGTGCTTTGGGGCGTACAGCGCCCAACCCGCTCGTTGGTTCTGTAATTGTCCAAGATGGGAAGATTGTGGGCGAAGGCTTCCATCCCGGCGCTGGTAATCCGCATGCAGAAGTTTTTGCCCTTAGAGACGCTGGCGATCGCGCTCTTGGAGCTACTATCTACGTTAATCTAGAACCCTGCAATCACTACGGGCGGACTCCACCATGTTCCGAAGCCTTAGTAGCCGCTGGCGTCGCTAAAGTAGTAGTGGGCATGGTTGATCCAAATCCCCTAGTTGCTGGGGGAGGCATTGAGCGGTTGAAGCAGGCGGGTATCGAAGTAGTGGTGGGAGTGGAAGAAGACGCCTGCAAGCAACTCAATGAAGCTTTTATCCATCGCATTCTCTACAAACAGCCGTTTGGGATTTTAAAATACGCTATGACCCTAGACGGCAAAATTGCCACAACTACGGGTCACAGCGCTTGGATATCCAGCCTCGAAGCTCGCAATGAAGTACACAGTCTGCGGAGTGCCTGCGATGCTGTAATTGTGGGTGGTAACACCGTACTGCTGGATAACCCCCATCTGACAAGTCATCAAAAAGATGCTCGCAATCCTCTGCGCGTAGTAATGAGTCGTAGCTTGAATTTGCCATCTGAAGCGCATCTATGGGAGACAGATGAGGCGAGTACCTTAGTGCTTACCGAGCCTGGTTCTTCTCCGGATTTTCAGCAGATGTTGGCGAAAAAGGGGGTTGAAGTAGTAGAGCTTAATCCGCTGACACCTAAGAAAGCAATGGCGTACTTGTACGACCGAGGGTTACTCTCCGTCCTGTGGGAATGTGGGGGTACTTTAGCAGCAAGTGCGATCGCAGAAGGCGCGGTGCAAAAAATTCTCGCCTTTATTGCTCCCAAAATTGTCGGCGGTAAAGCAGCTCCTTCACCAGTGGGGGATTTGGGGTTTGCAACAATGACGGAAGCACTTACCTTGGAACGAGTCGTCTGGCGAACCGTCGGATCGGATTGTGTGGTGGAAGGTTATTTGCGGCAATAG